The Urbifossiella limnaea genome has a window encoding:
- a CDS encoding FG-GAP repeat domain-containing protein: protein MVFENDYSQDVFGYFTPERRALLEYAQQQLLPYLQDNLAAITPDPARGNNWSIQFLNTATGQNVVIPNPTIPASVIRIYAWGAPAGSFPRPDTLATGASAGFSAQGYPAWYDTIVARGQTGRLATPVSDTSVFAIRIDVNMDVPQYESTTPPPPGSPSDLVSTLQHELLHGLGFTSSNPATVRWINPALEFIGPAVFALTGQPVPTGGSHWAPGLTIDGVPALMGPYQTNQRLSTLDAALLADIGWESGVPPPGRGVLGSTGGTPGLGDPLNDPPSTLSGRFAVGQGGGEVAAISNPDGTPVLLATPFPDFAGGVRTAAADFNRDGIPDLVVGTGPGTTARVRVLDGRDARELFAITPFGDFTGGVYVAAGDLNGDRVADLVISPDEGGGPRVLALSGLDNFATLADFFGIADPNFRGGCRVAVGDVNGDGFGDLLVAAGVGGGPRVSGYDGKSLAAGAFAPVFPDFFVFEETLRNGAFIAVGDVDADGRADLIAGGGPGGGPRVLVLSGQALVGGVQQPLGDFFAGDTGSRGGVRVTARDLNADGRADVITGSGDDAGTRLNAYDTSSMTPTGGTPRVLISLDFTQRFPGGLFVG from the coding sequence GTGGTCTTCGAGAACGACTACTCGCAGGACGTGTTCGGGTACTTCACCCCCGAGCGGCGGGCGCTGCTCGAGTACGCCCAGCAGCAACTGCTGCCCTACCTTCAGGACAACCTCGCGGCCATCACCCCCGACCCGGCCCGGGGGAACAACTGGTCGATCCAGTTCCTGAACACCGCGACCGGGCAAAACGTCGTCATCCCCAACCCGACCATCCCGGCGAGCGTCATCCGCATCTACGCCTGGGGCGCCCCGGCGGGCAGCTTCCCGAGGCCCGATACCCTCGCGACCGGCGCGTCGGCCGGGTTCAGCGCCCAGGGCTACCCGGCGTGGTACGACACGATCGTCGCGCGGGGGCAGACCGGGCGGCTGGCCACGCCGGTCTCCGACACGTCGGTCTTCGCCATCCGGATCGACGTGAACATGGACGTGCCGCAGTACGAGAGCACCACCCCGCCGCCGCCCGGCTCGCCGTCGGATCTGGTCAGCACCCTCCAGCACGAACTGCTGCACGGGCTCGGGTTCACCAGCTCGAACCCCGCCACCGTGCGGTGGATCAACCCGGCCCTGGAGTTCATCGGCCCGGCCGTGTTCGCCCTGACCGGCCAGCCGGTCCCGACCGGTGGCAGCCACTGGGCACCGGGGCTGACGATCGACGGCGTGCCCGCGCTGATGGGGCCGTACCAGACCAACCAGCGGCTCAGCACACTCGACGCCGCGTTGCTCGCGGACATCGGGTGGGAGTCGGGCGTCCCGCCGCCGGGCCGCGGGGTGCTGGGCTCGACCGGCGGGACGCCCGGCCTCGGCGACCCGTTGAACGACCCGCCGAGCACGCTCTCCGGCCGGTTCGCCGTCGGCCAGGGCGGCGGCGAGGTGGCCGCGATCAGCAACCCGGACGGGACGCCCGTGCTCCTGGCCACCCCGTTCCCCGACTTCGCCGGCGGCGTCCGGACGGCGGCCGCGGACTTCAACCGCGACGGCATCCCGGACCTGGTCGTCGGCACCGGCCCCGGGACGACGGCGCGGGTCCGCGTGCTCGACGGGCGGGACGCGCGCGAGCTGTTCGCGATCACCCCGTTCGGCGACTTCACCGGCGGCGTCTACGTCGCGGCCGGGGACCTGAACGGCGACCGGGTGGCCGACCTGGTGATCAGCCCGGACGAGGGCGGCGGCCCGCGGGTGCTCGCCCTCAGCGGGCTGGACAACTTCGCCACACTCGCGGACTTCTTCGGCATCGCCGACCCGAACTTCCGCGGCGGGTGCCGGGTGGCGGTCGGCGACGTGAACGGCGACGGGTTCGGCGACCTGCTCGTGGCGGCCGGGGTCGGCGGCGGCCCGCGGGTGTCCGGGTACGACGGGAAGTCGCTCGCGGCCGGCGCGTTCGCGCCGGTGTTCCCCGACTTCTTCGTGTTCGAGGAGACCCTCCGGAACGGCGCGTTCATCGCGGTCGGGGACGTGGACGCCGACGGGCGCGCCGACCTGATCGCCGGCGGCGGCCCGGGCGGCGGCCCGCGGGTCCTCGTCCTGAGCGGGCAGGCCCTGGTCGGCGGGGTCCAGCAGCCGCTCGGCGACTTCTTCGCCGGGGACACCGGCAGCCGGGGCGGCGTCCGGGTGACCGCCCGCGACCTGAACGCCGACGGGCGGGCCGACGTCATCACCGGCTCCGGGGACGACGCCGGGACGCGGCTGAACGCGTACGACACGAGTTCCATGACCCCGACCGGCGGGACCCCACGGGTGTTGATTTCGCTGGACTTCACCCAGCGGTTCCCCGGCGGGCTGTTCGTCGGCTGA
- a CDS encoding FG-GAP repeat domain-containing protein yields MPTHVPGPTGARSRLGRLARLPHRVRLEVWQLEDRVVPATAGFVEGPDGTLFPVPSEATSLPAGALGLPFLALAPQGEAPPVVRFNNPQTGIRMFPFVPFAPDFLGGVRPAAADVTGDGVPDFVVGVGPGGGSEVRVYDGASGAQAAGPLGSFQAFEAGFTGGVSVAAADVNRDGFADVIVAAGTGGGPRVRVLSGADGAVLADFFAADETLRFGLVVAAADVNRDGAADIITATGAGGVAEVTVFSGLDRSRLAGFLAFEPDFTLGVSLAAADVTGDGAADVLVGAGRGGSPRVRVFDGASGSVVKDFYAFESSFRGGANVAGIDTDGEGLAEIVTGAGPGGGSRVRVLDATTLAERISFAAYTAPFDNTGVVVAGR; encoded by the coding sequence ATGCCGACCCACGTTCCCGGGCCGACCGGCGCCCGCTCCCGTCTCGGACGACTCGCGCGGCTGCCCCACCGGGTCCGGCTGGAGGTGTGGCAACTCGAGGACCGGGTCGTGCCGGCCACGGCGGGGTTCGTCGAGGGGCCGGACGGGACGCTGTTCCCGGTCCCGTCCGAGGCGACCTCGCTCCCCGCCGGCGCCCTGGGGCTGCCGTTCCTTGCCCTCGCCCCGCAGGGGGAAGCGCCGCCGGTCGTGCGGTTCAACAACCCGCAGACCGGGATACGGATGTTCCCCTTCGTCCCCTTCGCCCCGGACTTCCTGGGCGGGGTGCGGCCGGCCGCGGCCGACGTGACGGGGGACGGCGTGCCCGACTTCGTCGTCGGGGTGGGGCCGGGCGGCGGGTCGGAGGTCCGGGTGTACGACGGGGCCAGCGGCGCCCAGGCCGCCGGCCCGCTCGGCAGCTTCCAGGCATTCGAGGCGGGCTTCACCGGTGGGGTGAGCGTGGCGGCGGCGGACGTGAACCGGGACGGGTTCGCGGACGTGATCGTGGCGGCGGGGACCGGGGGCGGGCCGCGCGTCCGGGTGCTCAGCGGGGCGGACGGGGCCGTGCTGGCCGACTTCTTCGCCGCGGACGAGACACTGCGTTTCGGCCTCGTGGTGGCGGCCGCCGACGTGAACCGGGACGGGGCGGCCGACATCATCACCGCCACCGGGGCCGGCGGGGTGGCGGAGGTGACGGTGTTCAGCGGCCTGGACCGGTCGCGGCTGGCGGGCTTCCTGGCGTTCGAGCCGGACTTCACCCTTGGGGTGAGCCTGGCGGCCGCCGACGTGACCGGGGACGGGGCGGCGGACGTGCTGGTCGGGGCGGGTCGCGGCGGCTCGCCGCGCGTCCGGGTGTTCGACGGCGCGTCCGGGTCGGTGGTGAAGGACTTCTACGCCTTCGAATCGTCATTCCGCGGCGGGGCGAATGTGGCGGGGATCGACACCGACGGAGAAGGGTTGGCGGAGATCGTCACCGGGGCCGGGCCGGGCGGCGGGTCGCGGGTCCGGGTGCTCGACGCAACGACCCTCGCCGAGCGAATCTCGTTCGCCGCGTACACCGCGCCGTTCGACAACACCGGTGTCGTCGTCGCCGGGCGCTGA
- a CDS encoding DUF1549 and DUF1553 domain-containing protein produces the protein MRSALAAVFALAAAPACAAESVEFRRDVIAALSRAGCNAGACHGSPQGKNGFRLSLRGADPDLDLVTLTRETGGRRVNPQNPDDSLILLKGSGRVPHQGGRLFGPSDAAYRVLAEWIAAGARDSAPAGLARLEIRPGDTRKTDPPARQLAVFAHFRDGTRRDVTDLTVFTSSDPAAVLVTPGGLVTHPRTAEASVLARYLDQIAGVRLVRVDLDPAFTFRGPPPANAIDELVFAKQRELQLLPAVVCSDEVFLRRVYLDVTGTIPTPEAAAAFLDSREPDKRAKLIDRLLATDDYALFWAMKWADVLRGSPTTISDRGVHSFHRYLVRTVADDRPVTDFARDLLTASGNTLHRPAANFFRVSRTPEEAAEATAQLFLGVRVQCAKCHNHPFENITQADYYGLAAFFARVQLKGAQFGLDDEMVALAPGRELNNPLTRRPQPPVAFGDRPPGLGPDDDRRRALADWLTAPGNRFFAPSVANRVWYHLLGKGVVDPVDDFRDTNPPSNPELLKRLSDEFARGGFRLKPLLRTILNSRTYQLAADAPAQSPRAADPERYFVKAAVRMLAAEQALDAVSAATGVPEEFKGYPKGTRALDLPEGGVSHPFLQAFSKPVRDAVCECAREDDPGLPQVLHMLNNAGVVGKVRAADGRVAGWLRAGKDTEWIVERVYLATLSRRPTARERELVTRHLATVPDRAAGLQDVQHALLNTNEFLLRH, from the coding sequence ATGCGCTCCGCCCTCGCCGCCGTGTTCGCCCTCGCCGCCGCGCCGGCGTGCGCCGCGGAGTCGGTCGAGTTCCGCCGCGACGTGATCGCCGCGCTGTCGCGCGCCGGGTGCAACGCGGGTGCCTGCCACGGCTCGCCGCAGGGGAAGAACGGCTTCCGCCTCTCCCTCCGCGGCGCCGACCCCGACCTCGACCTCGTCACGCTCACGCGAGAGACCGGCGGCCGCCGCGTCAACCCGCAGAACCCCGACGACAGCCTCATCCTTCTGAAGGGGAGCGGCCGCGTGCCGCACCAGGGCGGCCGGCTGTTCGGCCCCTCCGACGCCGCCTATCGCGTCCTCGCCGAGTGGATCGCCGCCGGCGCCCGCGACAGCGCCCCCGCCGGCCTCGCCCGACTCGAAATCCGTCCCGGCGACACTCGGAAAACCGACCCGCCGGCGCGACAACTCGCCGTGTTCGCTCACTTCCGCGACGGCACCCGCCGCGACGTGACCGACCTCACCGTGTTCACGTCGAGCGACCCGGCCGCCGTTCTCGTCACGCCCGGCGGGCTCGTCACGCACCCGCGTACGGCCGAGGCGTCGGTCCTGGCTCGCTACCTCGACCAGATCGCCGGCGTGCGGCTCGTGCGCGTCGATCTCGATCCGGCGTTCACGTTCCGCGGCCCCCCGCCCGCGAATGCGATCGACGAACTCGTCTTCGCCAAGCAGCGCGAGCTGCAACTCCTCCCCGCCGTGGTCTGCTCCGACGAGGTGTTCCTGCGCCGCGTCTACCTGGACGTGACCGGCACCATCCCCACCCCCGAGGCCGCCGCCGCGTTCCTCGATTCGCGCGAGCCCGACAAGCGCGCGAAGCTGATCGACCGGCTCCTCGCGACCGACGACTACGCCCTGTTCTGGGCGATGAAGTGGGCCGACGTGCTCCGCGGCAGCCCGACCACGATCAGCGACCGCGGCGTCCACAGCTTCCACCGCTACCTCGTCCGCACGGTCGCCGACGACCGGCCGGTCACCGACTTCGCGCGCGACCTGCTGACCGCGAGCGGCAACACGCTGCACCGCCCGGCGGCGAACTTCTTCCGCGTCAGCCGCACGCCCGAGGAGGCCGCGGAGGCGACGGCCCAGCTGTTCCTCGGCGTCCGCGTGCAGTGCGCGAAGTGCCACAACCACCCGTTCGAGAACATCACCCAGGCCGACTACTACGGCCTCGCCGCGTTCTTCGCCCGGGTGCAGCTGAAGGGCGCCCAATTCGGCCTCGACGACGAGATGGTCGCGCTCGCCCCCGGCCGCGAGCTGAACAACCCGCTCACGCGCCGCCCGCAGCCGCCCGTCGCGTTCGGCGACCGCCCGCCGGGCCTCGGGCCCGACGACGACCGCCGCCGGGCACTCGCCGACTGGCTCACTGCCCCGGGTAACCGATTCTTCGCGCCGTCGGTAGCCAACCGCGTCTGGTACCACCTGCTCGGGAAGGGGGTCGTCGATCCGGTGGACGACTTCCGCGACACGAACCCGCCCAGCAACCCGGAGTTGCTGAAGCGCCTCTCCGACGAGTTCGCCCGCGGCGGCTTCCGGCTGAAGCCGCTGCTCCGCACGATCCTGAACTCGCGGACGTACCAACTCGCCGCGGACGCGCCGGCCCAGTCGCCGCGGGCCGCGGACCCGGAGCGGTACTTTGTGAAGGCCGCGGTGCGGATGCTGGCCGCGGAGCAGGCGCTGGACGCGGTGTCGGCGGCGACCGGCGTTCCCGAGGAGTTCAAGGGTTATCCGAAGGGGACTCGGGCGCTCGACCTGCCCGAGGGCGGGGTGTCGCACCCGTTCTTGCAGGCGTTCTCGAAGCCGGTCCGCGACGCGGTGTGCGAGTGCGCCCGCGAGGACGACCCGGGTTTGCCGCAGGTGCTGCACATGCTCAACAACGCCGGCGTGGTCGGCAAGGTGCGCGCGGCCGACGGCCGCGTTGCCGGCTGGCTGCGGGCCGGGAAGGACACCGAGTGGATCGTGGAGCGCGTGTACCTGGCGACGCTCAGCCGCCGCCCGACGGCTCGGGAACGCGAGCTGGTGACGCGGCACCTGGCGACGGTGCCAGACCGGGCCGCGGGGTTGCAGGACGTGCAGCACGCGCTGCTGAACACGAACGAGTTCCTGCTGCGGCACTGA
- a CDS encoding DUF1501 domain-containing protein, translating to MIRLWGRSALDRRELLRAGGLALGGLALPALHNRGLASPARPGSFGKAKNCIVLYLSGGPAQLDTFDPKPDAPDDIRGEFGTIQTRLPGVRFSDLLPLAAQWTHKTAVVRTLCHDHNDHGRGSYWMFTGYPYLGSVPDVNNMSRQDMPPVGAVVAKLAPGNGPLPAWAVVPHRMDVAGGRRAGQFAGALGPRFDPLLTGGNPNDDGYKLENLPLVANEPPAVVRRRLSLVDQLNAEAGALNAHAMSGTIRDGQAKAVEVLSSDAVRRAVDLSAVATAERERYGRNLFGQSVLLGSRLLGAGVRLVQCNWQRVQGVNGFAWDTHWNNFTAHKDDLVPPFDRAFHALMTDLDRTGKLDETLVVVAAEFGRTPRITRSNAGREHHPDCFSVVFAGGGVKGGQVVGASDRIAARPATQPITPADFTATIYHLLGIDPAGETHDQGGRPIALSRGTPIRELVG from the coding sequence ATGATCCGCCTGTGGGGCCGCTCCGCGCTCGACCGCCGCGAACTCCTCCGCGCCGGCGGCCTCGCCCTCGGCGGCCTCGCGCTACCGGCACTGCACAACCGGGGTCTCGCGTCCCCGGCTCGCCCCGGCAGCTTCGGGAAGGCGAAGAACTGCATCGTCCTGTACCTGTCCGGCGGCCCCGCCCAGCTCGACACCTTCGACCCCAAGCCCGACGCGCCCGACGACATCCGCGGCGAGTTCGGCACAATTCAGACGCGCCTTCCCGGCGTGCGCTTCTCCGACTTGCTGCCGCTGGCCGCGCAGTGGACGCACAAAACGGCGGTGGTGCGGACGCTGTGCCACGACCACAACGACCACGGCCGCGGGTCGTACTGGATGTTCACCGGCTACCCGTACCTCGGCAGCGTGCCGGACGTGAACAACATGAGCCGCCAGGACATGCCGCCGGTCGGGGCGGTGGTGGCAAAGCTCGCCCCAGGCAACGGCCCGCTCCCGGCGTGGGCCGTGGTGCCGCACCGGATGGACGTGGCCGGCGGCCGGCGCGCGGGTCAGTTCGCCGGGGCGCTCGGGCCGCGGTTCGACCCGCTCCTCACCGGCGGCAACCCGAACGACGACGGCTACAAGCTGGAGAACCTGCCGCTGGTGGCGAACGAGCCGCCGGCCGTGGTCCGCCGCCGGCTGTCGCTCGTGGACCAGCTCAACGCCGAGGCCGGCGCGCTGAACGCCCACGCCATGAGCGGCACCATCCGCGACGGGCAGGCGAAGGCGGTCGAGGTGCTGTCGTCGGACGCGGTGCGGCGGGCGGTCGATCTGAGCGCCGTCGCCACCGCCGAGCGCGAGCGGTACGGGCGGAACCTGTTCGGCCAGTCGGTGCTGCTGGGGAGCCGCCTACTCGGTGCGGGGGTGCGACTCGTGCAGTGCAACTGGCAGCGCGTGCAGGGCGTGAACGGCTTCGCGTGGGACACCCACTGGAACAACTTCACCGCCCACAAGGACGACCTGGTGCCGCCGTTCGACCGCGCGTTCCACGCACTGATGACCGACCTGGATCGCACCGGCAAGCTGGACGAGACGCTGGTGGTAGTAGCAGCCGAGTTCGGGCGGACGCCGCGGATCACGCGGAGCAACGCCGGTCGCGAGCACCACCCGGACTGCTTCAGCGTGGTGTTCGCCGGCGGTGGCGTGAAGGGCGGGCAGGTGGTGGGCGCGTCGGACCGCATCGCCGCGCGGCCGGCGACGCAGCCGATCACGCCGGCCGACTTCACGGCGACGATCTATCACCTGCTCGGCATCGACCCCGCCGGCGAGACGCACGACCAGGGCGGCCGGCCGATCGCGCTGTCGCGCGGCACGCCGATCCGTGAGTTGGTGGGCTGA
- a CDS encoding DUF6797 domain-containing protein, with the protein MSRFAATLLLLTAGVPRAFAEPLQQQLAAEPPAALAKAARERGDAGRGAALFFQPALSCAKCHDAEAETRLGPDLAAAGKEATAKYLVESVLFPSRVLKKGFETITVVTAADRTITGLVAAETADALTLVDPAANGTRVVVPKADIVSRKAGTQSLMPDGLVNLLSDRQQFLDLTKYLIEVAEQGPARAKELRPAQTALVIPEYEKDIDHAGLIRGLDEKAVKRGEAIYSRVCANCHGTKEQPGSLPTSPKFAAHVFKNGSDPLSMYQTLTRGYGLMPPQTWMVPRQKYDVIHYLRETYLRPHNPGQLVRTDDAYLATLPQGRKGEYGPAPSNVEPWVANDYGPSLVNTYEVGGTKAAPNIAYKGLAVRLDPGPGGVSRGKRWAIFDLDTMRVAAVWAGDGFIDWKGIHFDGRHGVHPKIVGDVRLVNPVGPGWANPETGSFDDPRMKGRDGRPYGPLPKGWAKYRGSYAFGDQTLLSYMVGDADVLEAIGAEGDAVTRTLEVGKSSRDMLARIAPAGANVRVVGDSRASLGVRDGFHVLSIPAVATPALLKVVIGEAKTVALPRPLKPLTTGGPRRWPDVLKTSVSVGKDAGPFAADTFGLPERNPWNAQLRLTGFDFLPDGNRMAVCTWDGDVWLVSGLLDPAGNLLWQRIASGLFQPLGLKVRDGQLFVCCRDQIVRLHDLNGDGETDYYECFNGDHQVTEHFHEFAMGLQTDAAGNFYYAKSGRHALQAVVPHHGTLLKVSADGATTEILATGFRAANGVCLNPDGSFFVTDQEGFWTPKNRINRVEKGGFYGNLWGFTDITDPSDAAMKQPLCWVTNEFDRSPAELIWVTSEKWGALKGSLLNTSYGTGKLYVVPHETVKGQTQGGMCPLPLPAFPTGIMRPRFHPTDGQLYVCGMYAWAGNQTGPGGFYRVRATGKPVDVPVGLRAKADGLEITFTDALDATAAADAANYAVKVWGLKRSQNYGSKHQDEHPLTVKQAVLQADGKTVRLTLDGIAPTMGMEVRFRLKGADGRPVTGVIHNTIHALP; encoded by the coding sequence ATGTCGCGCTTCGCCGCCACGCTCCTTTTGCTCACTGCGGGCGTGCCCCGGGCGTTCGCCGAGCCACTTCAGCAGCAACTCGCCGCCGAGCCGCCGGCGGCGCTGGCGAAGGCCGCCCGCGAGCGCGGCGACGCCGGCCGTGGGGCCGCGCTGTTCTTCCAGCCGGCACTCAGTTGCGCGAAGTGCCACGACGCCGAGGCCGAGACGCGCCTCGGCCCCGACCTCGCCGCGGCGGGGAAGGAGGCCACCGCCAAGTACCTCGTCGAGTCGGTGCTGTTCCCGTCGCGGGTGCTGAAGAAGGGCTTCGAGACGATCACCGTCGTGACCGCCGCCGACCGCACGATTACCGGGCTGGTCGCCGCCGAGACGGCCGACGCACTGACGCTCGTCGATCCCGCCGCGAACGGCACGCGCGTCGTCGTCCCGAAGGCGGACATCGTCTCCCGCAAGGCCGGCACGCAGTCGCTGATGCCGGACGGGCTCGTCAACCTCCTCTCCGACCGGCAGCAGTTCCTCGACCTGACGAAGTACCTGATCGAGGTGGCGGAGCAGGGGCCGGCACGGGCGAAGGAACTGCGGCCGGCCCAGACCGCGCTCGTCATCCCCGAGTACGAGAAGGACATCGACCACGCCGGCCTCATTCGCGGGCTCGACGAGAAAGCCGTCAAGCGCGGCGAGGCGATCTACAGCCGCGTTTGCGCCAACTGCCACGGCACGAAGGAGCAGCCAGGCTCGCTCCCCACGTCGCCGAAGTTTGCCGCGCACGTGTTCAAGAACGGAAGCGACCCGCTGAGCATGTACCAGACGCTGACGCGCGGCTACGGCCTGATGCCGCCGCAGACGTGGATGGTTCCGCGGCAGAAGTACGACGTGATCCACTACCTCCGCGAAACGTACCTGCGGCCCCACAACCCCGGCCAGCTCGTGCGCACGGACGACGCCTACCTCGCAACCCTGCCGCAAGGACGAAAGGGCGAGTACGGCCCGGCGCCGTCGAACGTCGAGCCGTGGGTGGCGAACGACTACGGGCCGAGCCTCGTCAACACGTACGAGGTCGGCGGTACGAAGGCGGCGCCGAACATCGCCTACAAGGGGCTCGCGGTGCGGCTCGACCCCGGCCCCGGCGGCGTGTCGCGCGGCAAGCGCTGGGCGATCTTTGACCTGGACACCATGCGCGTCGCCGCGGTGTGGGCCGGCGACGGGTTCATCGACTGGAAGGGGATTCACTTCGACGGCCGGCACGGCGTTCACCCGAAGATCGTCGGCGACGTGCGGCTGGTGAACCCGGTCGGCCCCGGCTGGGCGAACCCCGAAACGGGGAGCTTCGACGACCCGCGGATGAAGGGCCGCGACGGCCGGCCTTACGGGCCGCTGCCGAAGGGGTGGGCGAAGTACCGCGGCAGCTACGCGTTCGGCGACCAGACTCTCCTGTCGTACATGGTTGGCGACGCGGACGTGCTCGAAGCGATCGGCGCGGAAGGCGACGCCGTCACACGCACGCTCGAGGTCGGCAAGTCGAGCCGCGACATGCTCGCGCGCATCGCCCCGGCGGGGGCCAACGTCCGCGTCGTCGGTGACAGCCGGGCGTCACTCGGCGTGCGCGACGGGTTCCACGTCCTGAGCATCCCCGCGGTCGCGACGCCGGCGCTGCTGAAGGTCGTGATCGGCGAGGCGAAGACGGTCGCCCTTCCGCGGCCGCTGAAGCCGCTGACGACCGGCGGCCCGCGCCGCTGGCCCGATGTGCTGAAGACGAGCGTGAGCGTCGGGAAGGATGCCGGCCCGTTCGCGGCAGACACGTTCGGCCTGCCGGAGCGGAACCCGTGGAACGCCCAGCTGCGGCTCACCGGCTTCGACTTCCTCCCGGACGGCAACCGCATGGCCGTCTGCACCTGGGACGGCGACGTGTGGCTCGTGTCGGGGCTACTCGACCCCGCGGGCAACCTGTTGTGGCAGCGGATCGCCTCGGGCCTGTTCCAGCCACTCGGGTTGAAGGTGCGCGACGGCCAGCTCTTCGTCTGCTGCCGCGACCAGATCGTGCGGCTGCACGACCTGAACGGCGACGGCGAAACCGACTACTACGAGTGCTTCAACGGCGACCATCAGGTCACCGAGCACTTCCACGAGTTCGCCATGGGGTTGCAGACCGACGCGGCCGGCAATTTCTACTACGCCAAGAGCGGCCGCCACGCCCTGCAAGCGGTGGTGCCGCACCACGGCACGCTGCTGAAGGTGAGCGCCGACGGCGCGACGACGGAGATTCTGGCCACCGGCTTCCGCGCCGCGAACGGCGTCTGCCTCAATCCGGACGGCTCGTTCTTCGTAACCGACCAGGAGGGCTTCTGGACGCCGAAGAACCGCATCAACCGGGTTGAGAAGGGCGGCTTCTACGGCAACCTGTGGGGCTTCACCGACATCACCGACCCGTCGGACGCGGCGATGAAGCAGCCGCTGTGCTGGGTCACGAACGAGTTCGACCGCTCTCCCGCCGAGCTGATTTGGGTGACGAGTGAGAAGTGGGGCGCGCTGAAGGGCTCGCTACTGAATACGTCCTACGGCACCGGCAAGCTGTACGTGGTGCCGCACGAGACGGTGAAAGGGCAGACGCAGGGCGGCATGTGCCCGCTGCCGCTGCCGGCGTTCCCGACGGGGATCATGCGGCCGCGCTTCCACCCGACGGACGGGCAGCTGTACGTGTGCGGCATGTACGCCTGGGCCGGCAACCAGACCGGCCCCGGCGGCTTCTACCGCGTCCGCGCCACCGGCAAGCCGGTCGACGTGCCGGTCGGGCTGCGTGCGAAGGCCGACGGGTTGGAGATCACGTTCACCGACGCGCTAGACGCGACCGCGGCCGCGGACGCGGCGAATTACGCGGTGAAGGTGTGGGGGCTGAAGCGGAGCCAGAACTACGGCTCGAAGCACCAGGACGAGCACCCGCTGACGGTGAAGCAGGCGGTGCTGCAAGCGGACGGCAAGACGGTGCGGCTGACGCTCGACGGCATCGCGCCGACGATGGGGATGGAGGTGCGATTCCGTCTCAAGGGCGCCGACGGCCGGCCGGTGACAGGCGTGATCCACAACACGATTCACGCGCTACCGTGA
- a CDS encoding cupin domain-containing protein has translation MTTNLFADLPTNLAAELTQTLAAGPGVRVERIVSQGHASPPGFWYDQDEAEWVLVVRGAARLGFEDGALELRPGDHVTIPAGRRHRVEWTTADEPTVWLAVFFSAGG, from the coding sequence ATGACCACGAACCTGTTCGCAGACCTGCCGACGAACCTGGCCGCGGAGCTGACGCAGACGCTCGCCGCCGGCCCCGGCGTGCGCGTCGAGCGGATTGTGTCGCAGGGCCACGCTTCGCCGCCAGGGTTCTGGTACGACCAGGACGAAGCCGAATGGGTGCTCGTCGTCCGCGGCGCGGCCCGGCTCGGCTTCGAAGACGGTGCCCTCGAACTGCGCCCCGGCGACCACGTCACCATCCCGGCGGGTCGGCGGCACCGTGTCGAGTGGACGACGGCCGACGAACCGACGGTGTGGCTGGCCGTGTTCTTTTCGGCCGGGGGCTGA
- a CDS encoding sugar phosphate isomerase/epimerase family protein, translating to MDRRSFLAAALATAARPTRAAEPAPTRFQIACMTLPYSRFPLARALDGIKGAGFRFVAWGTTHDEGDGRPTPVMPKDAEPARARELGRRCRDLGLEPVMLFSGTYPEAADGFEVHRQRILQASAAGVQQVLTFGHTKGASRAVWVDRFRRLGPIARDNNVTVVVKQHGGETGTGEACAAVTREVNHPNVKVNYDAGNVLDYLDKDPIPDIRACAAEVRSLCIKDHRNWPRDEDCGPGFGEIDHYRLLHPVAFTGLPMPLACENIFAPLVPRPDRAEGVDALAKRAREFLEVVVAGLHVPVGKK from the coding sequence ATGGACCGCCGCTCGTTCCTTGCCGCCGCACTCGCTACTGCCGCCCGCCCGACTCGCGCCGCCGAGCCCGCCCCAACGCGCTTCCAGATTGCCTGCATGACGCTGCCGTACTCGCGCTTCCCGCTCGCCCGCGCGCTCGACGGCATCAAGGGCGCCGGCTTCCGGTTCGTCGCCTGGGGCACGACGCACGACGAGGGCGACGGCCGGCCGACGCCCGTGATGCCGAAGGACGCCGAGCCCGCCCGCGCCCGCGAACTCGGCCGCCGCTGCCGCGACCTGGGGCTCGAACCGGTCATGCTGTTCAGCGGCACCTACCCCGAAGCCGCGGACGGTTTCGAGGTGCATCGCCAGCGTATCCTCCAGGCGTCGGCCGCGGGGGTTCAACAAGTGCTGACGTTCGGCCACACGAAGGGCGCGAGCCGCGCCGTGTGGGTGGACCGCTTCCGCCGGCTCGGGCCGATCGCGCGCGACAACAACGTCACGGTCGTGGTGAAGCAGCACGGCGGCGAGACGGGCACCGGCGAGGCGTGCGCCGCCGTCACCCGCGAGGTCAACCACCCGAACGTCAAGGTGAACTACGACGCCGGCAACGTGCTCGACTACCTCGACAAGGACCCCATCCCGGACATCCGCGCGTGCGCGGCGGAGGTGCGGAGCCTGTGCATCAAGGACCACCGCAACTGGCCGCGCGACGAGGACTGCGGCCCCGGCTTCGGCGAGATCGACCACTACCGGCTACTCCACCCGGTCGCGTTCACGGGCCTGCCGATGCCGCTGGCGTGCGAGAACATCTTCGCACCGCTGGTACCGCGCCCGGATCGTGCGGAAGGCGTGGACGCGCTGGCGAAGCGGGCGCGCGAGTTTCTCGAAGTCGTGGTCGCGGGGCTCCATGTGCCGGTCGGGAAGAAGTAG